From a single Pseudomonas sp. A34-9 genomic region:
- a CDS encoding putative quinol monooxygenase: protein MSQPFTAIATLIAKPGQQDLLEQGLRALVEPSRAEDGCSQYDLHRDLADPQVFYVIEHWASEAILEAHNASAHFQHFQASAGHTIEHFQLKRLGAIA, encoded by the coding sequence ATGTCCCAGCCATTCACTGCCATCGCCACCCTGATCGCCAAACCCGGTCAACAGGACCTTCTCGAACAGGGCCTGCGCGCACTGGTTGAACCGAGCCGCGCCGAAGACGGTTGCAGCCAGTACGACCTGCACCGCGACCTCGCCGACCCGCAGGTGTTTTATGTGATCGAACACTGGGCCAGCGAAGCGATTCTTGAGGCGCACAACGCCAGCGCACATTTTCAACACTTCCAGGCCAGCGCCGGCCACACCATCGAACACTTCCAGCTCAAACGCCTCGGTGCGATTGCCTGA
- a CDS encoding cation transporter, with product MQVFNVQGMSCGHCVKAITNAVQARDPAASVRVDLAAKEVGVESALSAEQVIEVISEEGYAVKLAL from the coding sequence ATGCAAGTGTTCAACGTTCAAGGCATGTCCTGCGGTCACTGTGTCAAAGCCATCACCAACGCCGTCCAGGCCAGGGATCCGGCTGCCAGCGTGCGCGTCGATCTGGCGGCGAAAGAGGTCGGCGTCGAAAGTGCGTTGAGCGCCGAGCAGGTGATCGAGGTCATCAGCGAGGAAGGCTACGCCGTCAAACTCGCCCTATAG
- the cueR gene encoding Cu(I)-responsive transcriptional regulator, with protein MNIGQAARHSGLSAKMIRYYESIGLLKAAHRTDSGYRVYGDDDLHTLAFIKRSRDLGFSLEEVGKLLTLWQDRQRASADVKALARQHIDELNQKIRELGELRDTLQDLVEHCNGDHRPDCPILKELASGCCAQPARA; from the coding sequence ATGAACATCGGCCAAGCGGCCAGGCACAGTGGCCTGAGCGCGAAAATGATCCGCTATTACGAATCGATCGGCCTGCTCAAAGCGGCGCATCGCACCGACAGCGGTTACCGGGTCTACGGCGACGATGACCTGCACACGCTGGCGTTCATCAAGCGCTCGCGGGACCTGGGCTTTTCCCTGGAAGAGGTCGGCAAACTGCTGACCCTCTGGCAGGATCGCCAGCGCGCCAGCGCCGATGTCAAAGCCTTGGCCCGCCAGCACATCGACGAGTTGAATCAGAAGATTCGCGAACTCGGCGAATTGCGCGACACCCTGCAAGACCTCGTCGAGCATTGCAATGGCGACCACCGCCCCGACTGCCCGATCCTCAAGGAACTGGCGTCGGGCTGCTGCGCGCAACCCGCCCGCGCTTGA
- a CDS encoding zinc-binding alcohol dehydrogenase family protein, whose product MKAIAYYASLPISDAKSLQDIELPEPVTGPRDVLVEVKAISVNPVDTKVRQNVAPENGAAKVLGWDVAGVVKAVGSEVTLFKAGDKVFYAGSIARAGGNSELHVVDERIVGHMPKSLGFAEAAALPLTAITAWELLFERLQIREGKANEDQRLLIVGAAGGVGSILTQLAKQLTGLKVIGTASREQTRDWVKALGADLVIDHSQPLSEELKRAGIDSVTHVASLTQTDQHLDQLVEALAPQGKLALIDDPKSLDVSKLKRKSLSLHWEFMYTRSLFETPDMIEQHKLLNRVAELIDAGTLKTTVGEHFGTINAANLRRAHELLESGKAKGKIVLEGF is encoded by the coding sequence ATGAAAGCCATTGCCTATTACGCATCCCTGCCGATCAGCGACGCCAAATCCCTGCAAGACATCGAACTGCCAGAACCGGTCACCGGCCCGCGCGACGTGCTGGTGGAAGTCAAAGCCATCTCGGTCAACCCGGTCGACACCAAAGTGCGGCAGAACGTGGCACCGGAAAACGGCGCGGCGAAGGTTCTGGGCTGGGACGTTGCCGGTGTGGTCAAGGCTGTCGGCAGCGAAGTGACGCTGTTCAAGGCCGGCGACAAAGTCTTCTACGCCGGCTCCATCGCCCGTGCCGGCGGCAATAGCGAGCTGCACGTGGTTGATGAACGCATCGTCGGCCATATGCCGAAATCCCTCGGTTTTGCCGAAGCCGCCGCCCTGCCGCTGACCGCGATCACCGCGTGGGAGTTGTTGTTCGAACGCCTGCAAATACGCGAAGGCAAAGCCAATGAAGACCAGCGCTTGCTGATCGTCGGCGCGGCCGGCGGGGTGGGTTCGATCCTCACGCAATTGGCCAAGCAACTGACCGGACTGAAAGTGATCGGCACCGCGTCCCGCGAACAGACCCGCGACTGGGTCAAAGCACTGGGCGCCGACCTGGTCATCGATCACAGCCAACCGCTGAGCGAGGAACTCAAGCGCGCCGGGATCGACAGCGTGACCCACGTCGCCAGCCTGACCCAGACCGACCAGCACCTGGATCAACTGGTCGAAGCCTTGGCACCGCAAGGCAAACTGGCGTTGATCGACGATCCGAAGTCGCTCGACGTGAGCAAGCTCAAGCGCAAGAGCCTGTCACTGCACTGGGAGTTCATGTACACCCGCTCACTGTTCGAGACGCCGGACATGATCGAACAGCACAAGCTGCTTAATCGTGTGGCTGAACTGATTGATGCCGGGACGTTGAAAACCACGGTGGGCGAGCATTTCGGCACGATCAATGCGGCGAACCTGCGTCGTGCCCATGAGCTGCTGGAAAGTGGCAAAGCCAAGGGGAAAATTGTTTTAGAAGGTTTCTAA
- a CDS encoding LysR family transcriptional regulator has translation MLRFDDLQLFVRAADLGSLSAAARVMDMSAAVASAALKRIEQQLGARLLARSTRSLRLTAEGEGFLEYARAALSNLDEGRRLLASGQDQVSGVLQLSAPSDFGRNLLLPWLDAFQREHPKLTVRLLLGDRIADLFRQPVDIALRYGEPEDSSLVALPIAPHNRRVLCASPAYLARHGEPRQLEQLAQHNCLLYMLGSRVHDHWSFHDGKREVGLTVSGDRFSDDADVVRLWAVAGAGIAYKSWLDVGADVLAGRLKVLLPELLCERAPLNLLCAHRAQLSKPVNLLREMLASRCADLSSQFPAFAKVDH, from the coding sequence TTGCTGCGTTTCGATGACTTGCAGTTGTTTGTCCGGGCGGCGGATCTGGGCAGTCTGTCGGCGGCAGCGCGGGTGATGGACATGTCCGCCGCCGTGGCCAGTGCGGCGTTGAAGCGGATCGAACAGCAGTTGGGCGCGCGTTTGCTCGCACGTTCGACCCGCAGCCTGCGTCTGACGGCCGAGGGTGAAGGCTTTCTCGAATACGCACGCGCGGCGTTGAGCAACCTCGATGAAGGTCGGCGCTTGCTGGCCAGCGGGCAAGATCAGGTCAGTGGGGTCTTGCAGTTGTCGGCACCTTCGGACTTCGGCCGCAATCTGTTGCTGCCATGGCTCGACGCGTTCCAGCGCGAGCACCCGAAGCTGACCGTGCGCTTGCTGCTCGGCGACCGCATTGCTGACCTGTTCCGCCAGCCGGTGGACATCGCCTTGCGTTATGGCGAGCCGGAAGACTCAAGCCTGGTCGCCTTGCCCATCGCCCCGCACAACCGTCGTGTGCTGTGCGCCTCGCCGGCGTACCTGGCCCGACACGGCGAACCGCGCCAGCTCGAACAATTGGCCCAGCACAACTGCCTGTTGTACATGCTCGGTAGCCGGGTTCATGACCATTGGAGTTTTCATGACGGCAAACGTGAGGTCGGCCTGACCGTCAGTGGTGACCGTTTCAGTGATGACGCCGACGTGGTGCGCCTGTGGGCGGTGGCCGGCGCCGGAATTGCCTACAAGTCGTGGCTGGACGTGGGCGCCGATGTGCTCGCCGGGCGTCTCAAGGTGCTGCTGCCGGAGCTGCTGTGTGAGCGCGCACCGCTGAATTTGTTGTGCGCCCATCGCGCTCAATTGAGTAAGCCGGTGAACCTTCTGCGGGAAATGCTCGCCAGCCGATGCGCTGATTTGAGTAGTCAATTTCCCGCTTTTGCGAAAGTTGATCATTAG
- a CDS encoding heavy metal translocating P-type ATPase, whose protein sequence is MSDSITFDLPIAGMTCASCAGRVERALSKVSGASAVSVNLATEQARVQAPDGSLPALMDAVERAGYSVPQQTIELNIEGMTCASCAGRVERALNKVPGVKGVSVNLANERAHLQLLGQVDPQSLLDAVSKAGYSASVWQAAHPQTDTRQRKLKHERWALICAIALALPLVAPMLLQPFGIHWMLPAWAQFALATPVQFIFGARFYVAAWKAVRAGAGNMDLLVALGTSAGYGLSLYEWATAAGRMPHLYFEASAVVIALVLLGKYLESRAKRQTASAIRALEALRPERAIQVIDGREQDVAISALRLGDIVLVKPGERFPVDGEVIDGQSHADEALISGESLPVPKQPGDKVTGGAINGEGRLLVRTQALGAETVLARIIRLVEDAQAAKAPIQKLVDKVSRIFVPAVLLIALATLIGWWLYGAPLETALINAVAVLVIACPCALGLATPTAIMAGTGVAARHGILIKDAEALERAHEVSSVVFDKTGTLTSGTPRIAHFSAVDGDEDALLKLAGALQRGSEHPLAKAVLDAAAERGLNVPDVSDSQSLTGRGIAGNLDGRRLALGNRRLLDESGLSAGDLAESANAWETEGRTLSWLIEQSPEQKVLGLFAFGDTLKPGALQAVQQLAARDIHSHLLTGDNRGSAKVVAEALGISNVHAEVLPADKAATITELKKTAVVAMVGDGINDAPALAAADIGIAMGGGTDVAMHAAGITLMRGDPRLVPAALEISRKTYAKIRQNLFWAFVYNLIGIPLAAFGFLNPVLAGAAMALSSVSVVSNALLLKTWKPKDLEEHR, encoded by the coding sequence ATGTCCGATTCCATCACGTTCGATCTGCCGATTGCCGGCATGACCTGCGCCAGTTGTGCCGGGCGGGTCGAGCGCGCCTTGAGCAAAGTCAGTGGCGCCAGTGCCGTCAGCGTCAACCTCGCCACCGAGCAGGCCCGCGTGCAGGCACCCGACGGCAGTCTGCCGGCGTTGATGGACGCGGTTGAGCGCGCCGGTTACAGCGTGCCGCAGCAGACTATCGAATTGAATATCGAAGGCATGACTTGCGCCTCCTGCGCCGGTCGCGTCGAGCGCGCCCTGAACAAAGTTCCCGGGGTGAAAGGCGTCAGTGTCAACCTGGCCAACGAACGCGCGCACCTCCAATTGCTTGGCCAGGTCGATCCGCAAAGCCTGCTCGACGCGGTGAGCAAGGCCGGCTACTCGGCCAGCGTCTGGCAAGCCGCACACCCGCAAACCGATACCCGGCAGCGCAAGCTCAAGCATGAACGCTGGGCGCTGATCTGCGCGATCGCCCTCGCCCTGCCGCTGGTGGCGCCGATGTTGCTGCAACCGTTCGGCATTCACTGGATGCTCCCGGCCTGGGCGCAATTCGCACTCGCCACGCCGGTGCAGTTCATTTTTGGTGCACGCTTTTACGTCGCCGCGTGGAAAGCCGTTCGCGCGGGCGCCGGCAACATGGACTTGCTGGTCGCCCTCGGCACCAGCGCCGGTTACGGCCTGAGTCTTTACGAATGGGCCACCGCTGCCGGGCGCATGCCGCATCTGTATTTCGAAGCCTCGGCGGTGGTCATTGCCCTGGTGCTGCTCGGTAAATATCTCGAGAGCCGCGCCAAACGCCAGACTGCCAGCGCCATCCGCGCCCTCGAAGCATTGCGTCCGGAGCGGGCGATACAAGTGATCGATGGCCGCGAGCAGGACGTCGCTATCAGCGCCCTGCGTCTGGGCGATATCGTGCTGGTCAAACCCGGCGAGCGTTTTCCGGTCGACGGCGAAGTCATCGACGGCCAGAGCCATGCCGATGAAGCGCTGATCAGTGGTGAAAGCCTGCCAGTGCCGAAACAACCGGGCGACAAAGTCACCGGCGGCGCGATCAATGGTGAAGGGCGCTTGCTGGTGCGCACTCAGGCACTCGGCGCGGAAACCGTACTGGCGCGGATTATTCGTCTGGTGGAAGACGCCCAGGCAGCCAAGGCACCTATTCAGAAACTGGTGGATAAAGTCAGCCGGATCTTCGTGCCGGCGGTGTTGCTGATTGCCCTCGCTACGCTGATCGGCTGGTGGCTCTATGGCGCGCCCCTTGAAACCGCGCTGATCAATGCCGTCGCGGTGCTGGTCATCGCTTGCCCGTGTGCACTGGGCCTTGCCACGCCGACGGCGATCATGGCCGGCACTGGTGTAGCGGCACGTCATGGCATTCTGATCAAGGACGCCGAGGCGCTGGAACGCGCCCATGAAGTCAGCAGCGTGGTCTTCGACAAGACCGGCACACTGACGTCTGGCACGCCGCGCATCGCCCATTTCAGTGCAGTGGATGGCGATGAAGACGCGCTGCTGAAACTGGCCGGCGCGCTGCAACGCGGCAGTGAACATCCGTTGGCCAAAGCGGTACTGGATGCAGCCGCCGAACGAGGCCTGAACGTGCCGGATGTCAGTGACAGTCAATCGCTGACCGGTCGCGGCATCGCCGGCAATCTCGACGGCCGGCGTCTGGCGCTGGGCAATCGGCGCTTGCTGGACGAAAGCGGCCTGAGCGCTGGAGACCTTGCCGAATCCGCCAACGCCTGGGAAACCGAAGGCCGCACATTGTCGTGGTTGATCGAGCAAAGTCCTGAGCAAAAAGTACTCGGTTTGTTCGCCTTCGGTGACACGTTGAAACCCGGCGCATTGCAAGCCGTGCAACAACTTGCCGCGCGAGATATCCACAGCCATTTGCTGACCGGCGACAACCGCGGCAGCGCCAAAGTCGTCGCCGAGGCCTTGGGCATCAGCAATGTCCACGCCGAAGTGCTGCCAGCGGACAAAGCCGCGACCATCACCGAGCTGAAAAAAACCGCCGTGGTCGCCATGGTCGGTGACGGCATCAACGACGCCCCGGCGCTCGCCGCGGCCGACATCGGCATCGCCATGGGCGGCGGCACCGACGTGGCCATGCACGCGGCAGGCATTACCCTGATGCGTGGCGACCCACGACTGGTGCCGGCGGCGCTGGAGATCAGTCGCAAGACGTATGCGAAGATCCGCCAGAACCTGTTCTGGGCCTTCGTCTACAACCTGATCGGCATTCCGCTGGCGGCATTCGGCTTCCTCAACCCGGTGCTGGCCGGTGCGGCGATGGCGCTGTCGAGCGTCAGCGTGGTGAGCAATGCGCTACTGTTGAAAACCTGGAAACCCAAGGACCTGGAGGAACACCGATGA
- a CDS encoding multidrug effflux MFS transporter: MNFRTILILGALTAFGPLAIDFYLPAFPSMALAFGTDEKHVQMTLAAYFAGLSIGQLLYGPVADRFGRRIPLLVGLTLFTLASLACAYAPNLEWLIGARFVQALGGCAGMVISRAVVSDKCDAVGSAKVFSQLMLVMGLAPILAPMLGGLLVNTTGWQSIFLVLTGFSALAGLAVALGLPESMPAHMPRQPLSGALRQYGRLLKDRVYLGHALTGGIAIAGMFAYIAGSPFIFIKLYGVPAEHFGWLFGTNAAGFILVAQVNARLLAKRGPAFLLSRAVWVYLAAGLTLLAVSALHTESLWPLLIPLFICVSSLGCISPNAAACAMNGQGGRAGSASALLGCMQFSVAAGASALVGVLHDGSAVPMAIVISLCGVLVVSVAMLTRRLQNARALAKAQAEV; encoded by the coding sequence ATGAACTTCCGTACCATTCTGATTCTCGGTGCCTTGACCGCCTTCGGGCCCTTGGCGATCGACTTCTATTTACCTGCATTTCCGTCCATGGCGCTGGCGTTTGGCACCGACGAGAAACACGTGCAGATGACGTTGGCGGCATATTTCGCCGGTTTGTCCATCGGCCAGTTGCTGTATGGCCCTGTGGCGGATCGTTTTGGCCGACGCATCCCTTTGCTTGTGGGGCTCACGCTGTTCACCCTGGCATCACTGGCCTGCGCTTATGCGCCGAACCTGGAATGGCTGATCGGCGCACGTTTCGTCCAGGCATTGGGCGGCTGTGCGGGGATGGTGATTTCTCGGGCGGTGGTCAGCGACAAGTGCGACGCGGTGGGTTCGGCAAAAGTGTTTTCGCAATTGATGCTGGTGATGGGCCTGGCACCGATTCTGGCGCCAATGCTTGGCGGTCTGCTGGTCAACACCACAGGCTGGCAGTCGATCTTTCTGGTGCTGACCGGGTTCAGTGCCCTGGCCGGTTTGGCCGTGGCATTGGGTTTGCCGGAGAGTATGCCGGCGCATATGCCGCGCCAGCCGCTGTCTGGTGCATTGCGCCAGTACGGTCGTCTGCTCAAGGATCGGGTTTACCTCGGCCATGCCCTGACCGGTGGCATCGCCATTGCCGGGATGTTCGCCTACATCGCCGGTTCGCCGTTCATCTTCATCAAACTGTATGGCGTCCCGGCCGAACATTTCGGCTGGCTGTTCGGCACCAACGCGGCAGGCTTCATTCTGGTGGCGCAGGTCAATGCACGGCTGTTGGCCAAGCGCGGGCCGGCATTCCTGCTGTCGCGGGCCGTCTGGGTTTATCTCGCGGCGGGTCTGACGCTGCTGGCGGTCAGTGCCTTGCACACTGAATCCTTGTGGCCGCTGCTGATTCCATTGTTTATTTGTGTGTCGAGCCTGGGTTGCATCAGCCCCAACGCCGCAGCCTGCGCAATGAACGGCCAGGGCGGACGTGCCGGCAGCGCTTCGGCGTTGCTCGGCTGCATGCAGTTCAGCGTTGCCGCCGGTGCATCGGCATTGGTGGGTGTGTTGCACGACGGCAGCGCCGTGCCGATGGCCATCGTCATCAGCTTGTGCGGTGTGCTGGTGGTGAGCGTCGCGATGCTCACCCGGCGTCTGCAAAACGCCCGGGCTCTGGCGAAAGCTCAAGCCGAGGTATAG
- a CDS encoding MFS transporter has protein sequence MITPRNTHLIVTARLISDFGAFLNMVALATYVYLLSDSAMSVGIFLASRVGGGIFASLVGTAFYRRCSGRAPLIAFDLLRASVLGLLLIVPVSQQAVLLPVIAFGLGLGNSMFAIGLNSQLPHLIPADQLLKANAWITSASSAAMVGGSLVSGLLVAGFGFETVFALNALTYLLAALLIVPLRFQPATTNEDTERGEWSALKQGLRATPVVAAMLAVTMADTLGSAAHNVGFPIISKLLTPESASTTLGLMLAVWASGKLLGARIASRLKGSDNIHLERRFFFGVALMSCGFILMFQQHSLYGLLLFSLPAGLGDGFSEVGLMSRLQREPEQLRLPIFSVLTLLQMTGFGIGMLIAAPFYGWWTPGAVVMLFHGIPLGTLLTVKVLALKRGRVARSSPTPVP, from the coding sequence GTGATCACCCCCCGCAACACCCACCTGATCGTCACCGCCCGATTGATCTCCGATTTCGGCGCCTTCCTCAACATGGTCGCGCTGGCCACCTACGTCTACCTGTTGAGCGACAGCGCCATGAGCGTCGGAATTTTCCTCGCCAGCCGCGTGGGCGGGGGGATCTTTGCCAGTCTGGTCGGCACCGCGTTTTACCGTCGATGCAGCGGACGCGCGCCACTGATAGCGTTCGATCTGCTGCGCGCCAGTGTGCTGGGGCTGTTATTGATTGTGCCCGTCAGCCAGCAAGCCGTGCTGTTGCCGGTGATTGCCTTCGGTCTGGGCCTTGGCAACTCGATGTTCGCCATCGGCCTCAACAGCCAGTTGCCGCATCTGATCCCCGCCGACCAACTGCTCAAGGCCAACGCCTGGATCACCTCGGCCTCATCTGCCGCGATGGTCGGTGGCAGTCTGGTGTCGGGTTTGCTGGTGGCGGGTTTCGGTTTTGAAACGGTGTTCGCCCTGAATGCGCTGACTTACCTGCTGGCAGCATTGTTGATCGTACCGCTGCGTTTCCAACCTGCAACAACCAACGAGGACACCGAACGCGGCGAATGGTCAGCGCTCAAGCAGGGCTTGCGTGCTACGCCTGTGGTTGCTGCGATGCTGGCGGTGACGATGGCCGACACCTTGGGCAGCGCCGCACACAACGTCGGCTTTCCGATCATTTCCAAACTGCTCACACCGGAGTCGGCGAGCACCACGCTGGGGCTGATGCTCGCCGTGTGGGCCAGCGGCAAACTGCTCGGCGCACGGATTGCCAGTCGATTGAAAGGCTCGGACAACATCCATCTGGAGCGACGGTTTTTCTTCGGCGTGGCGCTGATGTCCTGCGGCTTTATCCTGATGTTCCAGCAACACAGCCTCTACGGTCTGCTGCTGTTTTCATTGCCGGCGGGACTGGGGGACGGCTTTTCCGAAGTCGGGCTGATGTCGCGCCTGCAACGCGAACCCGAGCAGTTACGCCTGCCAATTTTCAGCGTCCTGACCTTGCTGCAAATGACCGGGTTCGGCATCGGCATGCTCATTGCCGCGCCGTTCTACGGGTGGTGGACGCCGGGTGCCGTGGTCATGTTGTTCCACGGCATTCCCCTCGGCACATTGCTGACGGTAAAAGTACTCGCCCTCAAGCGCGGGCGGGTTGCGCGCAGCAGCCCGACGCCAGTTCCTTGA
- a CDS encoding PA4780 family RIO1-like protein kinase yields MKTPKRIEPLIEDGLVDEVLRPLMSGKEAAVYVVRCGNQLRCAKVYKEANKRSFRQAAEYQEGRKVRNSRQARAMAKGSKFGRKETEDAWQNAEVAALFRLAGAGVRVPKPYDFLDGVLLMELVADEFGDAAPRLNDVVLEPDQAREYHAFLISQIVLMLCTGLVHGDLSEFNVLLTPTGPVIIDLPQAVDAAGNNHAFSMLERDVGNMASYFGRSAPELKSTKYAKEMWALYEAGTLHPNSVLTGEFDDPEDLADVGGVLREIEAARLDEERKQAIRAADDEPKGKSDEPPPPPWMQ; encoded by the coding sequence ATGAAGACTCCAAAACGCATTGAACCCCTGATCGAGGACGGTCTGGTCGACGAAGTGCTGCGCCCACTGATGAGTGGTAAAGAAGCAGCTGTTTATGTGGTGCGCTGCGGCAATCAGTTACGTTGCGCAAAGGTCTACAAGGAGGCGAACAAACGCAGTTTCCGCCAGGCGGCCGAGTATCAGGAAGGCCGCAAGGTTCGTAATAGCCGACAGGCTCGGGCGATGGCCAAGGGCTCCAAGTTCGGTCGCAAAGAGACCGAAGATGCCTGGCAGAACGCCGAAGTGGCGGCGCTGTTTCGTCTGGCCGGTGCCGGCGTGCGGGTGCCAAAGCCATATGACTTCCTCGACGGCGTGCTGTTGATGGAGCTGGTGGCCGACGAATTCGGCGATGCCGCGCCGCGTCTGAATGACGTGGTGCTGGAGCCGGATCAGGCGCGCGAGTATCACGCGTTCCTGATCTCGCAGATCGTGCTGATGTTGTGTACCGGTCTGGTGCACGGTGACCTCTCCGAGTTCAACGTGCTGCTGACGCCGACCGGTCCGGTCATCATCGACCTGCCGCAAGCAGTCGATGCAGCGGGCAACAACCACGCGTTCAGCATGCTCGAGCGGGACGTTGGCAACATGGCTTCGTACTTCGGTCGCTCTGCCCCGGAGTTGAAGAGCACCAAGTACGCCAAGGAAATGTGGGCATTGTACGAAGCCGGCACCCTGCACCCGAACAGTGTGCTGACCGGTGAGTTCGATGATCCGGAGGACCTGGCCGATGTTGGCGGGGTGTTGCGCGAGATCGAAGCGGCGCGCCTCGACGAGGAACGCAAGCAGGCCATCCGCGCGGCGGACGACGAGCCGAAAGGCAAGTCCGACGAACCGCCTCCACCGCCGTGGATGCAGTGA
- a CDS encoding methyl-accepting chemotaxis protein yields the protein MNIKQKLTWAFAIIACLPVVLVATLVVMNLRSDARDSFVDSSGREIRQVSNAMQLFFDGISQNVDYLASQPLIKNTDDSLKTYMSANAESIPQGEMDKKVFAFLQDLGNAHPAYAYAIVGTAAGGYVSWPDDPKLNNYDPRQRPWYKAAQAKPGKPLRTAAYYWAQDDATYVSTVRTIDNKLGSNGGVVSIDVTLKQLTEIVKQIKLGETGYLMLLENSGTVLVDPKQPEHNFKPLDSLGEGYAQLAKAGKGLVEVELNGERYMANVWPSEQLGWTFVGLIKQSDVMSSATQLTWLIAIIAAVLAVLFAVVGASFASLIVRPIRSVASGLEGIAQGEGDLTKNLEIRGNDETAQLANWFNQFLTAIRSLIQHIGGAAGKILATSQSSTRVSSDMAEAAGRQREAVDMVSTAFHEMVATANEVARSCSQAADSADSGQRQARQGQQQIDAAVNSVDQLSQELEQSAQSMQQLERDSNDIQSILGTIRSIAEQTNLLALNAAIEAARAGEQGRGFAVVADEVRALAKRTADSTAEIDGLLGNLAKRTSQVTQQMHASLQVSQQSVTRIGEARESFGQIRESVDVIRDMNTQIATAAEEQHQVAEDINRHISQIHGDAQLVAELANSARLDSQSLAGLSNELDGLVRRFRT from the coding sequence ATGAACATCAAACAGAAATTGACGTGGGCGTTTGCAATCATCGCCTGCTTGCCGGTGGTGCTGGTCGCGACCCTGGTGGTGATGAACCTGCGCAGCGATGCCCGGGACAGCTTTGTCGACAGCAGCGGTCGCGAGATCCGTCAGGTCAGCAATGCCATGCAGCTGTTTTTTGATGGTATCAGCCAGAACGTCGATTACCTGGCGTCGCAACCGCTGATCAAGAACACCGACGACAGCCTCAAGACCTACATGAGCGCCAACGCCGAATCCATCCCCCAGGGCGAGATGGACAAAAAGGTCTTCGCGTTCCTCCAGGACCTGGGCAACGCCCACCCGGCTTACGCCTACGCCATCGTCGGCACCGCCGCCGGTGGCTACGTGTCGTGGCCGGACGATCCCAAACTCAACAACTACGACCCGCGTCAGCGCCCCTGGTACAAGGCCGCCCAGGCCAAGCCGGGCAAACCGTTGCGCACCGCCGCTTATTACTGGGCGCAGGACGATGCGACCTACGTCAGCACCGTGCGCACCATCGACAACAAACTCGGTAGCAACGGCGGCGTGGTCAGCATCGACGTGACGCTCAAGCAGCTCACCGAGATCGTCAAACAGATCAAACTGGGCGAAACCGGCTACCTGATGCTCCTGGAAAACAGCGGCACGGTACTGGTCGATCCGAAACAGCCGGAACACAACTTCAAGCCGCTGGACAGCCTCGGCGAAGGCTATGCACAACTGGCCAAGGCCGGCAAGGGCCTGGTGGAAGTCGAACTTAACGGTGAGCGCTACATGGCCAACGTCTGGCCGTCCGAGCAGTTGGGCTGGACCTTCGTCGGCCTGATCAAGCAGAGCGATGTGATGAGTTCAGCCACGCAATTGACCTGGCTGATCGCAATCATCGCCGCCGTGCTGGCCGTGCTGTTCGCCGTGGTCGGCGCCAGTTTCGCCAGCCTGATCGTGCGCCCGATCCGCAGCGTCGCCAGTGGTCTGGAAGGCATCGCGCAGGGCGAAGGCGACCTGACCAAAAACCTCGAGATCCGGGGCAACGACGAAACGGCGCAACTGGCCAACTGGTTCAATCAGTTCCTCACGGCGATTCGCAGTCTGATCCAGCACATCGGCGGCGCCGCCGGGAAAATCCTCGCGACCTCGCAGAGTTCGACCCGCGTGTCGAGCGACATGGCCGAAGCCGCCGGGCGCCAGCGTGAAGCCGTCGACATGGTCTCGACCGCGTTCCACGAAATGGTCGCCACCGCCAATGAAGTCGCGCGCTCGTGCAGCCAGGCGGCAGACTCCGCCGACAGCGGCCAGCGTCAGGCTCGGCAAGGCCAGCAGCAGATTGATGCGGCGGTGAACAGCGTCGACCAACTGAGCCAGGAGCTGGAGCAATCGGCGCAGTCGATGCAGCAACTGGAGCGCGACAGCAACGATATCCAGTCGATCCTCGGCACCATCCGTTCCATCGCCGAACAAACCAACCTGCTGGCGCTCAACGCCGCCATCGAAGCCGCGCGCGCCGGTGAACAGGGCCGCGGCTTTGCCGTGGTCGCGGATGAGGTTCGCGCCCTGGCCAAACGCACCGCGGATTCGACGGCAGAGATTGATGGCCTGCTCGGCAATCTGGCCAAGCGAACCAGCCAGGTCACGCAGCAGATGCACGCCAGCCTGCAGGTGTCGCAGCAATCGGTGACGCGCATCGGCGAGGCGCGCGAGAGTTTCGGGCAGATCCGCGAGTCGGTGGACGTGATCCGTGACATGAACACGCAGATCGCCACCGCCGCTGAAGAGCAGCATCAGGTGGCTGAAGACATCAATCGGCACATCAGCCAGATTCACGGGGATGCGCAGTTGGTGGCGGAACTGGCCAACTCGGCGCGGCTGGATTCGCAGAGCCTGGCGGGGTTGTCGAATGAGCTGGATGGGTTGGTACGCCGGTTTCGTACCTGA